The Bombus fervidus isolate BK054 chromosome 3, iyBomFerv1, whole genome shotgun sequence genome includes a window with the following:
- the LOC139998369 gene encoding uncharacterized protein — protein sequence MVVEMTRRINRAAKMLPKKKIRKLWPAKIVALIVSAIQDLRETKGSTPSKIIGYISYGSNVDDGKVKRQVKSVLKRGLKYGILRRYRGYYFLPTCDELDRANRIALRFAKLPLPSAYSTKSNVLFPGKIAPMASQRKTGKSAAKSRRTKRLGKPRPSLISPTASLTNAVCNADEL from the exons ATGGTGGTCGAAATGACACGAAGGATAAATAGAGCAGCGAAAATGTTACCgaagaaaaaaattcgaaaactcTGGCCGGCGAAGATCGTTGCATTGATCGTCTCGGCTATCCAAGATCTTCGCGAGACAAAGGGATCTACCCCTAGTAAAATTATTGGCTATATCAGTTACGGTTCTAACGTGGACGATGGGAAGGTTAAGCGACAA GTAAAATCAGTCTTGAAGAGAGGTTTGAAATACGGTATACTAAGAAGGTACCGAGGGTACTATTTCCTTCCTACTTGCGACGAATTAGACCGTGCAAATCGTATCGCCTTGAGATTTGCTAAATTACCGTTGCCCTCTGCATATTCCACGAAATCGAACGTGCTATTTCCCGGTAAAATCGCACCAATGGCAAGTCAGAGAAAGACGGGCAAGTCTGCTGCAAAATCGCGAAGAACGAAACGGCTTGGGAAACCTCGTCCAAGTTTAATCTCT